A DNA window from Thermococcus sp. 4557 contains the following coding sequences:
- a CDS encoding CGP-CTERM sorting domain-containing protein, giving the protein MRTSRFLVILLLIGAVLPQQVIAEPAPGYRFPAHPVMMHLSVASNGGLALIAITVSEYGKPVEHMCPIDSPDTYIGCRELSGRKYLLFEVGDGVKYVNLTDSLAGFNFTALSAAPVGRKWFLVGARHISPCEFDVCTNVSYTVMEYLPEEERIGRPVRLSQIDSDVLFNLPDAMAVSGTISNGSLVFSFPYANETYSVPVEAFEEYLHLLNFSDSSGLNAESLLKLFRAVPFRGGLILYLPSYGIEAYTPEPYSLREYLLIGNRSSVYFPYMWVGHSGFVCSPNNASATPLTGRLFPPLLYYRNGRLSPLFNLSVEVPPSAFGNASETLTCPNPVLKLPNGTLARVGGNSFVPELELSPGEGRVYISIVRTVPHYSPENSTFVDFCVNREKILHAEFSDSSVQFLRMPFPGLFMNVNGSWVYGRLSDRGFRNFCVYYWGPAFNETFVYDPAGRTLRPIEESTVEYGSSNEFHAWKANQSAVSFITPSFDISRIPLENLSRCVPSSRAASMLRGVKVGEGILFYYPFYVTGIALEGRGWATVWGDYSSNARTTFDGTCLAFYYSDGRITSALKAETAVVAVPVGNWSVKLVIPYIDTGNALNVSPEPPEENTPAQTLPAEEGSGVCGPAAIIGFSVIPLLLRKKRRG; this is encoded by the coding sequence ATGAGAACCTCCCGCTTCCTTGTTATTCTGCTCCTCATCGGTGCCGTTCTCCCCCAGCAGGTTATTGCCGAACCTGCACCAGGATATCGGTTTCCGGCCCATCCGGTCATGATGCACCTCAGCGTCGCCAGCAACGGGGGTCTGGCCCTGATTGCAATTACCGTATCTGAGTACGGAAAACCAGTTGAGCACATGTGTCCGATAGACTCTCCAGACACTTACATTGGGTGTCGTGAGCTCTCCGGAAGGAAATATCTCCTCTTCGAAGTCGGTGACGGAGTGAAGTACGTTAACCTCACGGACTCGCTGGCGGGGTTCAACTTCACAGCCCTTTCAGCTGCTCCCGTCGGGAGGAAGTGGTTCCTTGTCGGTGCCCGCCACATTTCCCCCTGCGAGTTCGACGTCTGCACCAACGTAAGCTATACCGTCATGGAGTACCTCCCGGAGGAGGAACGGATTGGGAGGCCCGTTCGCCTTTCTCAAATTGACTCGGACGTTCTCTTCAACCTGCCTGATGCCATGGCTGTGAGCGGAACCATCTCCAACGGCTCATTGGTCTTCTCCTTCCCCTACGCCAACGAAACTTACTCCGTTCCGGTTGAGGCCTTTGAGGAGTACCTCCACCTCCTGAATTTCAGCGACTCCAGCGGCCTGAACGCGGAGAGCCTGCTGAAGCTCTTCCGGGCGGTTCCATTCCGGGGAGGGCTTATCCTATACCTCCCAAGCTATGGAATTGAGGCATACACTCCAGAGCCATACTCCCTCAGAGAATACCTCCTCATTGGGAATAGGTCCAGCGTTTACTTCCCCTACATGTGGGTTGGACATTCCGGTTTCGTCTGTTCCCCCAATAACGCCAGCGCGACTCCATTGACAGGACGGCTTTTCCCGCCTCTGTTGTACTACCGCAACGGGAGGCTGAGCCCCCTCTTCAACCTTTCGGTTGAAGTCCCTCCCAGTGCTTTCGGCAATGCCAGCGAAACGCTCACATGCCCCAATCCGGTTCTGAAGCTTCCAAACGGAACCCTCGCCCGGGTTGGGGGAAACTCCTTCGTTCCCGAGCTGGAACTTTCCCCCGGTGAGGGCAGGGTCTACATCTCCATCGTCCGCACCGTACCCCATTACTCCCCCGAAAACTCCACCTTTGTGGACTTCTGTGTCAACCGGGAGAAAATCCTTCACGCCGAGTTTAGCGATTCCTCAGTGCAGTTTCTTAGGATGCCTTTTCCGGGGCTGTTTATGAACGTTAACGGCTCGTGGGTGTACGGGAGGCTGAGCGATAGAGGATTTAGAAACTTCTGCGTCTATTACTGGGGACCGGCTTTCAACGAAACCTTCGTCTACGACCCCGCTGGGAGGACTCTTCGCCCCATTGAAGAGAGCACTGTGGAGTACGGTTCCTCCAATGAGTTCCATGCGTGGAAGGCCAACCAAAGCGCCGTTAGTTTCATAACGCCATCCTTCGACATCTCCAGAATCCCCCTTGAAAACCTCTCCCGGTGTGTTCCCTCTTCGAGAGCTGCATCAATGCTCCGGGGGGTTAAAGTGGGGGAGGGAATACTCTTTTATTACCCCTTCTACGTTACGGGAATCGCGCTCGAGGGGCGCGGCTGGGCAACCGTCTGGGGAGACTACTCCTCAAACGCCCGTACCACATTCGACGGTACCTGCCTGGCATTCTACTACTCAGACGGCAGAATAACCTCCGCTCTGAAGGCTGAAACTGCCGTTGTAGCGGTGCCAGTCGGGAACTGGAGCGTTAAACTCGTCATTCCGTATATTGATACGGGCAACGCCCTCAACGTCTCCCCGGAGCCCCCTGAGGAAAACACGCCCGCCCAGACCCTACCGGCTGAAGAGGGTTCGGGCGTTTGCGGTCCGGCCGCGATAATCGGGTTCTCGGTAATCCCTCTCCTCCTGAGGAAAAAACGCCGGGGATAG
- a CDS encoding Hsp20/alpha crystallin family protein — translation MVWRRDRYWDPFDLMREIQEEIDAIFRDVMRGPRLWSAREPERYEFVGETWREPFVDIFDRGDRFVITVELPGVRKEDIKLRVTEDTVYLEAQVKREKELETEGAIRVERYYSGYRRVIRLPEEVIPEKTKARYNNGVLEIEIPKKAPRKEEGEGFEVKIE, via the coding sequence ATGGTCTGGAGGAGGGACCGCTACTGGGACCCCTTCGACCTGATGAGGGAGATTCAGGAGGAGATCGACGCCATCTTCAGGGACGTCATGCGCGGACCGAGGCTCTGGAGCGCCAGAGAACCGGAGCGCTACGAGTTCGTGGGCGAGACCTGGCGCGAGCCCTTCGTGGACATCTTCGACCGCGGCGACAGGTTCGTCATAACCGTCGAGCTCCCCGGCGTCAGGAAGGAGGACATCAAGCTCCGCGTTACCGAGGACACCGTCTACCTCGAGGCCCAGGTGAAGCGCGAGAAGGAGCTTGAGACCGAGGGCGCGATAAGGGTCGAGCGCTACTACAGCGGTTACAGGAGGGTCATCAGGCTCCCCGAGGAGGTCATCCCGGAGAAGACCAAGGCCCGCTACAACAACGGCGTCCTCGAGATAGAGATACCCAAGAAGGCCCCCAGGAAGGAAGAGGGCGAGGGCTTCGAGGTGAAGATAGAATAA
- a CDS encoding ABC transporter ATP-binding protein, whose amino-acid sequence MELIRTENLTKFFGKRNIVYNLDLKVPKGVVYGFLGPNGAGKTTTIKMLTGALRPTYGEIEIFGMNMPRERVEIMKRVGYMPESPIAYENMTIFEFLTYMGRLSGMKKDEARERAKGLMAYVGVGRIALNRMKELSSGQKQRVMFAMALMPDPELLILDEPTANLDPLGRIEFIGRIVELSKKGKTIFVSSHIVSEIEKMCNYVGIINQGRMIAQGKISDLTQIEENEYDVVTSDNDRAMEFLREKPYIREAWEEDNVIRVIVEPKFRDEFFLAFPKYLSSNGIRLKLFKPHTSPLERILMEKFSLEVEG is encoded by the coding sequence ATGGAGCTCATCAGGACTGAAAATCTCACCAAGTTCTTCGGAAAGCGCAACATAGTGTACAACCTCGATTTAAAGGTTCCCAAGGGCGTTGTTTACGGCTTTCTCGGGCCGAACGGGGCCGGTAAAACGACCACTATCAAAATGCTCACGGGGGCGCTGAGGCCCACCTACGGCGAGATTGAGATTTTCGGTATGAACATGCCGAGGGAAAGAGTGGAGATAATGAAGAGGGTTGGCTACATGCCGGAATCGCCGATAGCCTATGAGAACATGACCATCTTTGAGTTCCTGACATATATGGGCCGCCTCTCCGGCATGAAGAAGGACGAGGCAAGGGAGAGGGCGAAGGGACTGATGGCCTACGTCGGTGTGGGGAGGATAGCGCTCAACAGGATGAAGGAGCTTTCGAGCGGGCAGAAGCAGAGGGTCATGTTCGCAATGGCTCTCATGCCGGACCCGGAACTTCTGATTCTGGATGAGCCCACGGCAAACCTCGACCCCCTCGGCAGGATAGAGTTCATCGGCAGGATAGTGGAGCTCTCCAAGAAGGGCAAGACGATTTTCGTGAGCTCCCACATAGTCAGCGAGATAGAGAAGATGTGCAACTACGTGGGAATAATCAACCAGGGCCGGATGATAGCCCAGGGGAAGATAAGCGACCTAACGCAGATAGAGGAAAACGAGTACGATGTGGTGACCTCCGATAACGACAGGGCGATGGAGTTTCTGCGCGAGAAGCCCTACATCCGGGAGGCGTGGGAGGAGGACAACGTCATCAGGGTCATCGTGGAGCCGAAGTTCCGCGACGAGTTCTTCCTGGCGTTCCCGAAGTACCTCAGCTCGAACGGGATAAGGCTCAAACTCTTCAAGCCCCACACGAGCCCCCTCGAAAGAATCCTCATGGAGAAGTTCAGCCTGGAGGTGGAAGGGTGA
- a CDS encoding M67 family metallopeptidase, with protein sequence MMMVIRREDLKRIIKAAENSRIEICGMLFGRRNWERIEVEEVRFIPNRLNSPTAFEMEPIEMVEAIDRAEERGLEVVGIFHSHLKCPPRPSGRDLKGMRLWPVVWLIVDEKGNYGAFVLEGDRIREVGVEAV encoded by the coding sequence ATGATGATGGTTATTCGCCGGGAAGATTTAAAGCGGATTATCAAAGCGGCGGAAAATTCGCGGATTGAAATATGTGGCATGCTCTTCGGCCGCAGGAACTGGGAGCGGATTGAAGTCGAGGAAGTCCGCTTCATCCCCAACAGGCTGAACTCGCCCACCGCCTTCGAGATGGAGCCCATCGAGATGGTCGAGGCCATAGACCGGGCCGAGGAACGGGGCCTTGAGGTTGTCGGAATCTTCCACTCCCACCTGAAGTGCCCGCCGAGGCCGAGCGGGAGGGACTTGAAGGGTATGAGGCTCTGGCCGGTCGTCTGGCTGATAGTCGACGAGAAGGGAAACTACGGGGCCTTTGTGCTGGAAGGGGACAGAATTCGGGAGGTAGGGGTTGAGGCCGTCTGA
- a CDS encoding MBL fold metallo-hydrolase — translation MIIGKVGLDSSARFAFQSHAHTDHFVSGEVIYSTRATKFLSHLRKGGFYREIEFGKTFYLGDFKAKLYPAGHMLGSAGIKLWLENGTLFYTGDTKWFKLRTAEKSRFPRADFLVIEATFGVPHFTFPTPREAEKKLIAFVEEALERGKRPVLYVNQMGKAQEVMKILDLHGYTVKASREMVKVARVYSKFGLSFGNISADGEVVLRSYRSPRVENSLSPWELTVSGFGTLKLSNHADFWELMRIVERVNPEMVFTVYGFAEEFARILRGLGYDARPVSQNSTLEPVGMMTKT, via the coding sequence ATGATAATAGGAAAAGTCGGCCTCGACAGCTCGGCCCGCTTTGCATTCCAGAGCCACGCCCACACCGACCACTTTGTGAGCGGCGAGGTTATCTACTCCACCAGGGCGACCAAGTTCCTCAGCCACCTCCGAAAGGGCGGCTTCTACAGGGAAATCGAGTTCGGAAAGACCTTCTACCTCGGCGATTTCAAGGCGAAGCTCTATCCAGCCGGACACATGCTCGGCTCGGCCGGGATAAAGCTGTGGCTCGAAAACGGGACTCTGTTCTACACCGGCGACACCAAGTGGTTCAAGCTCAGAACAGCCGAGAAGAGCCGCTTCCCGAGGGCGGACTTCCTGGTCATCGAGGCCACCTTCGGCGTTCCGCACTTCACGTTTCCCACACCGAGGGAGGCCGAGAAGAAGCTGATCGCCTTCGTCGAGGAAGCCCTTGAGAGGGGCAAGAGACCGGTTCTCTACGTCAACCAGATGGGGAAAGCCCAGGAGGTCATGAAGATACTCGATCTTCACGGCTACACCGTCAAAGCATCGAGGGAGATGGTCAAGGTGGCGCGCGTTTATTCGAAGTTCGGCCTCTCCTTCGGCAACATCTCGGCCGATGGCGAGGTCGTCCTGCGTTCCTACCGCTCGCCCAGGGTTGAGAACTCCCTCTCCCCCTGGGAGCTTACGGTTTCCGGTTTTGGAACCCTCAAACTCAGCAACCACGCCGACTTCTGGGAGCTGATGAGGATCGTGGAGAGGGTAAACCCAGAGATGGTTTTCACGGTTTACGGCTTCGCCGAGGAGTTCGCAAGGATCCTCCGGGGACTCGGCTACGATGCCCGGCCCGTGTCTCAGAATTCCACCCTGGAGCCGGTGGGCATGATGACAAAAACCTGA
- the mobB gene encoding molybdopterin-guanine dinucleotide biosynthesis protein B, whose protein sequence is MRGIAFVGFKKSGKTTTVEAVARVLKERGYRVAIAKSMHADFDREGSDTWRFSKVADAVLVRANDTDALLFNAKDINALFSMVSADFLLLEGFKSVQHVPKVICARNEEDVRELNDGLAIAVSGVIASAGVEEVEGLPVIDSTEEPERLADLVETRAFMLPNIDCGLCGFECAEMARMIVRGEKTTKDCVVLSQKPKVTVRIDGQVLPMKDWVQELVEKTIKGMLSAMKGYREGRRIEIVIRDD, encoded by the coding sequence ATGCGGGGTATCGCCTTCGTTGGCTTCAAGAAGAGCGGGAAAACGACGACGGTTGAGGCCGTCGCGAGGGTCCTCAAGGAGAGAGGTTATCGTGTTGCCATAGCCAAGAGCATGCACGCCGACTTCGACAGGGAAGGGAGCGATACGTGGCGCTTCTCAAAGGTCGCCGATGCCGTCCTTGTCAGGGCGAACGATACAGATGCCCTCCTCTTCAACGCCAAGGACATCAACGCACTGTTCTCGATGGTTTCCGCCGACTTCCTACTGCTCGAGGGATTCAAATCGGTTCAGCACGTCCCCAAGGTGATATGCGCGAGGAACGAGGAGGACGTGAGGGAGCTCAACGACGGTCTCGCAATAGCGGTGAGCGGCGTTATAGCCTCTGCCGGCGTGGAGGAGGTTGAGGGCCTTCCTGTCATAGACTCCACCGAGGAGCCGGAGAGGCTCGCTGATTTGGTGGAGACGAGGGCATTCATGCTCCCCAACATAGACTGCGGCCTCTGCGGCTTTGAGTGCGCCGAGATGGCGAGGATGATAGTGAGGGGCGAGAAGACGACCAAGGACTGTGTGGTTCTCAGTCAGAAGCCGAAGGTGACCGTTAGAATAGACGGCCAGGTACTGCCGATGAAAGACTGGGTGCAGGAACTGGTTGAGAAGACCATCAAGGGAATGCTCTCGGCGATGAAGGGCTACCGGGAGGGGAGAAGGATAGAGATCGTGATTAGGGACGATTGA
- a CDS encoding ABC transporter permease, with amino-acid sequence MIGVLYSSEVSRILRARRFKVMLAAMLLPVVVYFFTHEEITEYGAKALERSFQIVTSEFMVNFWLGVIGQLVAIILMSDLLASEIDRGTIRLLLTKPIRKSEIVFGKFLAGMTGIAVLFGVPYLILQIYGVLLYKAGLEGFRATFDEALYALGVTLLLLGALGALAVLLSVVVSRPLYASLSAFALVFVAQFILPQLPFFDNPERFTLNYQVGVLLKSHFTLHAGLDAYKGEPRMTALFFIGSIIAALLLTLLGMYRKEYPD; translated from the coding sequence GTGATAGGCGTCCTCTACTCAAGCGAGGTCTCGAGGATACTTAGGGCGAGGCGGTTCAAGGTCATGCTCGCTGCCATGCTCCTGCCCGTGGTGGTCTACTTCTTCACCCACGAGGAGATAACGGAGTATGGAGCAAAGGCCCTTGAGCGGTCCTTCCAGATAGTCACCTCCGAGTTCATGGTGAACTTCTGGCTCGGCGTTATCGGCCAGCTCGTGGCCATAATCCTCATGAGCGACCTCCTCGCGAGCGAGATAGACAGGGGCACCATAAGGCTTCTCCTGACGAAGCCCATACGGAAGAGCGAGATAGTCTTTGGGAAGTTTTTGGCCGGAATGACCGGCATAGCTGTCCTCTTCGGAGTCCCCTATCTCATCCTTCAGATATACGGGGTTCTGCTCTACAAGGCGGGCCTTGAAGGCTTTAGGGCGACTTTCGATGAGGCACTCTACGCCCTCGGCGTCACGCTCCTGCTCCTCGGGGCGCTGGGTGCGCTGGCGGTGCTCCTTTCGGTGGTCGTCTCACGTCCCCTCTACGCTTCACTCTCTGCCTTCGCCCTCGTCTTCGTTGCGCAGTTCATACTGCCCCAGCTGCCGTTCTTTGACAACCCGGAGCGCTTCACTCTCAACTACCAGGTGGGGGTGCTCCTCAAGAGCCACTTCACGCTTCACGCCGGCCTCGACGCCTACAAGGGCGAGCCCAGAATGACGGCGCTGTTCTTCATAGGGAGCATAATCGCGGCCCTGCTCCTCACGCTGCTCGGCATGTACCGCAAGGAGTACCCTGACTGA
- a CDS encoding 50S ribosomal protein L39e, with protein MARNKPLAKKLRLAKAAKQNRRIPVWVIVKTNRKVMTHPKRRMWRRTKLKE; from the coding sequence ATGGCGAGAAACAAGCCGCTTGCGAAGAAGCTCAGACTTGCCAAGGCCGCCAAGCAGAACAGGCGCATTCCGGTCTGGGTCATCGTCAAGACCAACAGGAAGGTCATGACCCACCCGAAGAGAAGGATGTGGAGGAGAACCAAGCTCAAGGAGTGA
- a CDS encoding CDC48 family AAA ATPase: MTEKREVKLKVASAYQRDVGRGIVRIDRKSMREIGVQSGDIIEIIGTKNTAAVVWPAYPEDEGLGIIRMDGTIRKNAGVGLGDEVTVRKAEVKEAKKVIVAPTEPIRFGHDFVEWFHSRLVGRPVVRGDYIKVGILGQELTFVVTATTPAGIVQITEFTEFTVSEKPVKEVSKTAALGVTYEDIGGLKDVIQKVREMIELPLKHPEIFEKLGIEPPKGVLLYGPPGTGKTLLAKAVANEANAHFIAINGPEIMSKYYGESEERLREVFKEAEENAPAIIFIDEIDAIAPKREETHGEVEKRVVSQLLTLMDGLKSRGKVIVIAATNRPDAIDPALRRPGRFDRELEVGVPDKQGRKEILQIHTRGMPIEPEFRRGRVIEILEELERNDAYRESAERALMKVKNAKDEEIPEILRSIDEKLYDEVKGRLIDGLLEELAEVTHGFVGADLAALAREAAMAALRRLIKEGKIDFEAEHIPKEVLEELKVTRRDFYEALKMVEPSALREVLLEVPNVHWEDIGGLENVKEELREAVEWPLKYPEAFMGLGITPPKGILLYGPPGTGKTLLAKAVANESEANFIAIKGPEVLSKWVGESEKNIREIFRKARQAAPTVIFIDEIDAIAPRRGTDVNHVTDRLINQLLTEMDGIQENSGVVVIAATNRPDIIDPALLRPGRFDRLILVPAPDEKARLEIFKVHTRNVPLAEDVRLEELAKRTEGYTGADIEAVVREAAMLAMRRALQDGIIRPGMKADEIRQRVKVTMKDFEEAMEKIGPSVGEETMEYYRKIQEQFKQSRG; this comes from the coding sequence ATGACCGAAAAGAGGGAAGTTAAGCTCAAGGTCGCCTCTGCTTACCAGAGGGACGTTGGGAGGGGAATAGTTAGAATAGACCGCAAGTCAATGCGCGAGATTGGCGTTCAGAGCGGCGACATCATCGAGATAATCGGAACCAAGAACACCGCCGCCGTCGTCTGGCCCGCTTATCCTGAGGACGAGGGTCTGGGCATCATCAGAATGGACGGAACCATAAGGAAGAACGCCGGCGTCGGCCTCGGTGACGAGGTTACGGTGAGAAAGGCCGAGGTTAAGGAGGCAAAGAAGGTCATCGTGGCCCCGACCGAGCCGATTCGCTTCGGCCACGACTTCGTTGAATGGTTCCACAGCAGGCTCGTCGGAAGGCCCGTTGTTAGAGGAGACTACATCAAGGTCGGCATCCTCGGCCAGGAGCTGACCTTCGTTGTCACCGCGACGACTCCGGCTGGAATAGTCCAGATAACCGAGTTCACCGAGTTCACGGTCAGCGAGAAGCCCGTTAAGGAGGTCAGCAAGACCGCTGCGCTCGGCGTCACCTACGAGGACATAGGTGGCCTCAAGGACGTCATCCAGAAGGTCAGGGAGATGATTGAGCTTCCGCTCAAGCACCCGGAGATATTCGAGAAGCTCGGCATCGAGCCGCCCAAGGGTGTCCTGCTCTACGGTCCGCCTGGAACCGGTAAAACCCTCCTGGCCAAGGCAGTAGCCAACGAAGCCAACGCGCACTTCATAGCCATCAACGGCCCCGAGATAATGAGCAAGTACTACGGCGAGAGCGAGGAGCGCCTTAGAGAGGTCTTCAAAGAAGCTGAAGAGAACGCGCCGGCGATAATCTTCATAGACGAGATCGACGCCATCGCTCCGAAGAGGGAGGAGACTCACGGCGAGGTCGAGAAGCGTGTCGTCAGCCAGCTGCTCACGCTCATGGACGGTCTCAAGAGCCGCGGAAAGGTCATAGTTATTGCCGCCACCAACCGGCCAGACGCCATAGACCCGGCCCTCAGGAGGCCAGGAAGGTTCGACCGCGAGCTCGAGGTCGGTGTTCCGGATAAGCAGGGCAGGAAGGAGATACTCCAGATACACACCAGGGGAATGCCCATCGAGCCCGAGTTCAGGAGGGGCAGGGTCATCGAGATACTCGAGGAGCTGGAGAGGAACGACGCCTACCGCGAGAGCGCCGAGAGGGCCCTGATGAAGGTCAAGAACGCGAAGGACGAGGAGATTCCGGAGATACTCAGAAGCATAGACGAGAAGCTCTACGACGAAGTTAAGGGTAGGCTCATCGATGGCCTGCTGGAGGAGCTGGCCGAGGTCACCCACGGATTCGTCGGTGCCGACTTGGCCGCCCTCGCCAGGGAGGCAGCTATGGCAGCCCTGAGGAGGCTCATCAAGGAGGGCAAGATAGACTTCGAGGCAGAGCACATACCCAAGGAAGTCCTCGAGGAGCTCAAGGTCACCAGAAGGGACTTCTACGAGGCCCTCAAGATGGTCGAGCCGTCAGCGCTGAGAGAGGTACTCCTGGAGGTTCCGAACGTCCACTGGGAGGACATAGGCGGCCTTGAGAACGTGAAGGAGGAACTCCGTGAGGCCGTCGAGTGGCCGCTCAAGTATCCTGAGGCCTTCATGGGGCTCGGAATCACCCCGCCGAAGGGAATACTCCTCTACGGTCCGCCCGGAACCGGTAAGACCCTCCTCGCAAAGGCGGTAGCGAACGAGAGTGAGGCCAACTTCATCGCCATCAAGGGTCCAGAGGTGCTGAGCAAGTGGGTGGGCGAGAGCGAGAAGAACATCAGGGAGATATTCAGGAAGGCCAGGCAGGCGGCTCCGACGGTGATATTCATAGACGAGATCGACGCCATCGCCCCGCGCAGGGGAACCGACGTGAACCACGTAACCGACAGGCTCATCAACCAGCTGCTCACCGAGATGGACGGAATCCAGGAGAACAGCGGAGTGGTCGTCATAGCGGCAACCAACAGGCCGGACATCATAGACCCCGCCCTGCTCAGGCCAGGAAGGTTCGACAGGCTCATACTCGTTCCAGCACCCGACGAGAAGGCCAGACTGGAGATATTCAAGGTGCACACCAGGAACGTGCCGCTCGCGGAGGACGTCAGGCTCGAAGAGCTGGCGAAGAGGACGGAAGGCTACACCGGAGCCGACATCGAGGCGGTGGTCAGGGAGGCCGCGATGCTGGCCATGCGCCGTGCACTGCAGGATGGCATCATAAGGCCCGGCATGAAGGCCGACGAGATAAGGCAGAGGGTCAAGGTAACGATGAAGGACTTCGAGGAGGCCATGGAGAAGATAGGCCCGAGCGTGGGCGAGGAGACCATGGAGTACTACAGGAAGATTCAGGAGCAGTTCAAGCAGTCGCGCGGTTGA
- a CDS encoding methylmalonyl-CoA mutase — MTFDKEKLAKIREEEKRWDETTVKKFIEKRPERKEKFMTDDGFEIKRTYTPADLGEEWDYLEKLGFPGEYPFTRGVYATMYRGRFWTMRQYAGFGTAEESNRRYKYLLEQGQTGLSVAFDLPTQIGYDSDHPMSEGEVGKVGVAIDSLWDMRVLFDGIPLDKVSTSMTINSTAANLLAMYILVAEEQGVAQNQLRGTVQNDILKEYIARGTYIFPPQPSMRLTTDIIMYCAENVPKWNPISISGYHIREAGANAVQEVAFTLADGIEYVKAVIDRGMDVDKFAGRLSFFFNAHNNFLEEIAKFRAARRLWAYIMKEWFNAKNPRSMLLRFHTQTAGSTLTAQQPENNIVRVAIQALAAVLGGTQSLHTNSYDEALSLPTEKSVRIALRTQQIIAYESGVVDTIDPLGGSYYIEWLTDHIYEEALKYIEKIQKMGGMMRAIERGYIQKEIAESAYKYQREVEEKKRIIVGVNEFIVDEPLDVEILKVDPSIREKQIERLKKLRSEREGKKVEEALDKLRNAAETEDENLMPYIIEAHRHLATLGEVTDVLREVWGEYRAPLIF; from the coding sequence ATGACTTTCGATAAGGAGAAGCTCGCGAAGATTAGGGAGGAGGAAAAGCGCTGGGACGAAACGACCGTTAAAAAGTTCATCGAGAAGAGGCCCGAGAGAAAGGAGAAGTTCATGACCGACGACGGTTTTGAAATAAAGCGCACATACACCCCCGCCGACCTCGGCGAGGAATGGGACTACCTCGAGAAGCTCGGCTTCCCGGGCGAGTACCCGTTCACCCGCGGTGTCTATGCGACCATGTACCGCGGCAGGTTCTGGACGATGAGGCAGTACGCCGGTTTCGGAACCGCTGAGGAGAGCAACAGGCGCTACAAGTACCTCCTCGAGCAGGGGCAGACCGGCCTGAGCGTCGCCTTCGACCTGCCGACCCAGATAGGCTACGACTCCGACCACCCGATGAGCGAGGGCGAGGTCGGAAAGGTCGGTGTCGCAATCGACTCCCTCTGGGACATGCGCGTCCTCTTCGACGGAATCCCGCTCGACAAGGTCTCAACCTCGATGACCATCAACTCGACGGCGGCTAACCTCCTCGCCATGTACATCCTCGTTGCCGAGGAGCAGGGCGTTGCCCAGAACCAGCTCCGCGGAACGGTCCAGAACGACATTCTGAAGGAGTACATAGCCAGGGGAACCTACATCTTCCCGCCGCAGCCGAGCATGAGGCTGACCACTGACATCATCATGTACTGCGCCGAGAACGTCCCCAAGTGGAACCCGATTTCGATAAGCGGCTACCACATCCGCGAGGCCGGTGCCAACGCCGTCCAGGAGGTTGCGTTCACTTTGGCGGACGGTATCGAGTACGTTAAGGCCGTCATAGACAGGGGCATGGACGTTGACAAGTTCGCCGGAAGGCTGAGCTTCTTCTTCAACGCCCACAACAACTTCCTCGAGGAGATTGCGAAATTTAGAGCAGCGAGGAGGCTCTGGGCCTACATAATGAAGGAGTGGTTCAACGCCAAGAACCCGCGCTCAATGCTCCTGCGCTTCCACACCCAGACGGCCGGTTCAACGCTCACCGCCCAGCAGCCGGAGAACAACATAGTCCGCGTTGCGATTCAGGCCCTCGCGGCGGTCCTCGGTGGGACCCAGAGCCTGCACACCAACTCCTACGATGAGGCCCTCTCCCTCCCGACCGAGAAGAGCGTCAGGATAGCCCTCAGGACCCAGCAGATAATCGCCTACGAGAGCGGCGTCGTTGACACGATAGACCCGCTTGGAGGCAGCTACTACATCGAGTGGCTCACCGACCACATCTACGAAGAGGCCCTCAAGTACATCGAGAAGATTCAGAAGATGGGCGGCATGATGAGGGCCATCGAGAGGGGCTACATCCAGAAGGAGATAGCGGAGAGCGCCTACAAGTACCAGAGGGAAGTTGAGGAGAAGAAGCGCATCATCGTCGGCGTCAACGAGTTCATCGTCGACGAGCCGCTCGACGTCGAGATACTCAAGGTCGACCCGAGCATCAGGGAGAAGCAGATCGAGAGGCTCAAGAAGCTCCGCTCCGAGAGGGAGGGCAAGAAGGTCGAGGAGGCCCTCGATAAGCTCAGGAATGCGGCAGAAACCGAGGACGAGAACCTCATGCCCTACATCATCGAGGCCCACCGCCATCTGGCCACCCTCGGAGAGGTCACCGACGTCCTCCGCGAGGTCTGGGGCGAGTACAGGGCCCCGCTGATATTCTGA